In Eupeodes corollae chromosome 3, idEupCoro1.1, whole genome shotgun sequence, a single genomic region encodes these proteins:
- the LOC129951185 gene encoding uncharacterized protein LOC129951185: MRKSIGFLFVALIGFGLIELAPAKDVMNDQLLSLVRSYNQLENKLERHEYRERALGELIKKGIQSLQIGQKSMEPMKGIFSRLDERVSQIETLLMAQEQKYSLQSEKIDEIIKLLKWMDENNSKKNSGSNNVVVKEPVIVEAPANLEMLKEVRTLSMGVQKLLEMSNSLMHQTEDIASQSPKTAELIDRLGNKLTNLYAQPSATTQAPIIIDNSEFESKVMESFKNIASNITELKAFQPNQAVSGPSTGLLQADKDFIQSLTNETLNALENLKVDTLSASDKALAKSSSNIKESEANVDGSVKKLSENMANTNEVLEKFYQELNATNTALAGALENVNKVLMSNSDEILKTQQKVEFGTHQIGQKVADTLAEQHLDLQQVMLKRFDGVDESIANNHLQSLLNISSTMESELSQVWQQIEIMHSEMSDSKDAMNKLTGQTEVYVNGTFATMDGMEGKVSQITSRMMEVDSNLNYLLGRLSLITQEFNQIKTGLGDALEQIRGSFHEISEKVTNTGPGPHNIPRNEYETDINLLSKRNAS, translated from the exons ATGAGGAaatcaattggatttttattcgTTGCACTAATTGGATTTGGATTAATAGAATTGGCTCCAGCCAAAGATGTCAT GAACGATCAGCTTCTGTCGCTTGTGCGATCGTACAATCAATTGGAGAACAAACTTGAACGCCACGAATATCGAGAACGAGCTTTGGGTGAACTTATCAAAAAGGGCATACAATCACTTCAAATTGGCCAAAAATCCATGGAACCAATGAAAGGAATTTTTAGCCGTCTAGATGAACGCGTGAGCCAAATAGAAACTCTTTTGATGGCT CAAGAGCAAAAGTATAGTCTACAATCCGAAAAGATCGATGAAATCATAAAGCTCCTAAAATGGATGGATGAGAATAACAGCAAAAAGAACAGCGGTTCCAATAATGTTGTGGTTAAGGAGCCTGTTATAGTTGAGGCTCCAGCCAACTTGGAAATGCTTAAAGAAGTTCGAACTTTATCTATGGGCGTTCAAAAACTATTAGAAATGTCCAATTCTTTGATGCATCAAACTGAGGACATTGCTAGTCAAAGTCCAAAAACTGCTGAGCTTATTGACCGACTTGGTAACAAATTGACCAATCTTTATGCTCAACCTTCAGCCACAACTCAAGCTCCAATTATTATTGATAACTCCGAATTCGAGAGCAAAGTAATGGAATCATTTAAGAACATTGCATCGAATATAACCGAACTGAAGGCATTCCAACCAAACCAGGCAGTTTCTGGTCCATCAACTGGACTTCTACAAGCTGATAAGGACTTTATTCAAAGTCTGACAAATGAGACTTTGAATGCTCTGGAAAATCTTAAGGTTGACACATTGAGTGCATCAGACAAAG CTTTGGCTAAGAGCTCATCGAACATTAAGGAATCTGAAGCAAACGTCGATGGTAGCGTGAaaaaattgagtgaaaacaTGGCCAACACCAACGAGGTTCTGGAGAAATTCTATCAAGAATTGAACGCAACAAACACTGCATTAGCCGGTGCCCTTGAAAATGTCAACAAAGTACTCATGTCAAACTCAGATGAGATTTTGAAGACTCAACAAAAGGTTGAATTCGGAACACATCAAATTGGCCAGAAGGTAGCTGATACTTTGGCAGAACAACACCTTGACTTGCAACAAGTCATGCTGAAACGTTTTGATGGCGTCGATGAATCAATTGCTAACAACCATCTTCAATCTCTTTTGAACATCAGTTCAACTATGGAATCGGAGTTGAGTCAAGTTTGGCAGCAAATTGAAATCATGCACAGTGAGATGTCTGACAGCAAGGATGCAATGAATAAGCTCACCGGTCAGACTGAAGTCTATGTAAATGGCACATTTGCCACAATGGACGGCATGGAAGGAAAAGTCTCTCAGATCACAAGTCGTATGATGGAAGTTGATTCGAATTTAAATTATCTACTTGGACGTCTGTCTCTGATCACACAAGAATTCAATCAGATCAAAACTGGTCTGGGCGATGCTCTCGAACAGATTCGTGGAAGTTTTCATGAGATAAGCGAAAAAGTCACCAACACAGGTCCTGGACCTCATAATATCCCAAGAAACGAATACGAAACTGAtattaatttactttcaaaacgaAATGCTTCATAA